The following proteins are co-located in the Meriones unguiculatus strain TT.TT164.6M chromosome 4, Bangor_MerUng_6.1, whole genome shotgun sequence genome:
- the Tex29 gene encoding testis-expressed protein 29 has translation MNNRDPVLQTPTPALPRLLLESVLCLCLAVCDIPLYDICDYNITRDRCKELGCCFYKGVCYEKAVPVYVHLLTALIVLIAVLFVIAILYRILRDARRKKEIPTGKKDSYKMSSIKFRQPEQLSSQEEVESVKRSRSSSLKKESGSQGEGSLL, from the exons ATGAATAACCGAGATCCAGTCCTGCagacccccacccccgccctgcCTCGCCTTCTGCTGGAGTCAGTGCTGTGTCTGTGCCTTGCAGTGTGCGACATCCCTCTCTACGACATCTGTGACTACAACATCACCAGGGACCGGTGCAAGGAGCTCGGCTGCTGTTTCTACAAGGGCGTCTGCTACGAGAAAGCCGTTCCCG TTTATGTGCACCTGTTAACTGCGCTGATCGTGCTGATTGCAGTGCTCTTCGTCATTGCCATCCTTTACAG GATTTTACGGGAcgctagaagaaagaaagagatcccCACAGGAAAGAAAGACAGCTATAAGATGTCATCAATCAAGTTCAGGCAGCCTGAGCAACTTTCTAGTCAAGAAGAAGTCGAGTCGGTCAAGCGTAGCCGTAGCTCCTCCttgaagaaggagagtgggtccCAGGGAGAAGGTAGTCTGCTGTGA